One window of Chryseobacterium indologenes genomic DNA carries:
- a CDS encoding VWA domain-containing protein, giving the protein MVNFEFYSPWFLLLFLLFIPLFIKDAGKRKRKGIKVPTVKNMDHSDGIRGVLFLLKISKYIILTALIIAMARPRTFTISQDRDDTKGVDIMLSIDVSLSMLAKDLNPDRITALKDIAVKFVQKRPNDRIGVVAYAAEAFTKVPVTSDHQVVIDEIKNLNSAGLEPGTAIGEGLSVAVNHLVKSKAKSKVVILMTDGVSNIQNAIPPQVAAELAKNNNIKVYAIGIGTNGYALMPTSQDIFGDLIFTETEVTIDENTLKEIAQTTGGKYFRATSNSSLEEVYDEINQLEKSDVKVSKLYNYEEYFKIFLWIALGMLVFDALLRWVFYKILS; this is encoded by the coding sequence ATGGTTAATTTTGAGTTTTACAGCCCGTGGTTCTTATTGCTTTTTCTACTGTTTATCCCGCTCTTTATTAAAGATGCCGGAAAACGGAAAAGAAAAGGTATAAAAGTGCCTACCGTAAAAAATATGGATCACAGCGATGGAATCCGGGGCGTGCTTTTTTTGCTGAAAATTTCAAAGTATATCATTCTTACTGCTTTGATCATTGCTATGGCCAGACCGAGAACATTTACGATTTCTCAGGACAGGGATGATACGAAGGGAGTAGATATTATGCTGTCCATTGACGTTTCTTTAAGTATGCTTGCAAAAGATCTGAACCCCGACAGAATTACAGCATTGAAAGATATCGCTGTGAAATTTGTCCAGAAACGTCCCAATGACAGGATAGGAGTTGTAGCCTATGCTGCTGAAGCTTTCACGAAAGTTCCTGTGACCTCAGACCATCAGGTGGTTATTGATGAAATTAAAAACCTGAACTCTGCAGGCCTTGAACCAGGTACAGCCATTGGAGAAGGTCTTTCCGTTGCAGTGAATCATTTGGTTAAAAGCAAAGCCAAAAGTAAGGTGGTCATCCTGATGACGGATGGGGTGAGCAATATTCAGAATGCTATTCCTCCGCAGGTTGCAGCTGAACTGGCAAAAAATAATAATATAAAGGTATATGCCATCGGAATCGGGACCAATGGGTATGCTTTGATGCCGACATCACAGGATATTTTTGGAGATCTTATTTTTACGGAAACTGAAGTGACCATTGATGAAAATACCTTGAAAGAAATTGCACAGACTACGGGAGGAAAATACTTCAGAGCAACCTCAAACAGTAGTCTTGAAGAAGTATATGATGAGATCAACCAACTGGAAAAATCTGATGTGAAAGTTTCCAAACTGTACAATTATGAAGAATATTTCAAGATATTTCTTTGGATTGCTTTAGGAATGTTGGTATTTGATGCATTATTGAGATGGGTGTTTTATAAAATTTTAAGCTAA
- a CDS encoding tetratricopeptide repeat protein, protein MNTKIIFLSFIVVISFSGLLFGQESYRNLVHEGNQKFDGKDYDGASSKYMEAIKSNDKDFTAHYNMGNALYKSKKYEEAKTEFEKAEKLSQTLPDKTAALHNLGNAYMQMNQPEKAADFYKKALKQDPYSEVTRKNYEIAKLKEKEKEQQKNQENNSGKGGGGNDQNKGDDQKGDKDKKQDQGNGPQNEGKSDQGDNPKQNQNNEGRMPKNLENAILDKINEKEKETARRILNKNSYSMPESNEKDW, encoded by the coding sequence ATGAATACTAAAATCATATTTTTATCGTTTATTGTTGTCATCTCATTCTCAGGCTTGTTGTTTGGGCAGGAAAGCTACAGAAATTTGGTTCATGAAGGTAATCAGAAATTTGACGGTAAAGATTATGACGGAGCCTCTTCAAAATATATGGAAGCAATAAAATCCAATGATAAAGATTTTACTGCTCATTATAATATGGGGAATGCACTCTATAAAAGTAAAAAATACGAAGAGGCAAAAACGGAGTTTGAAAAAGCAGAAAAACTTTCACAAACACTTCCTGATAAAACTGCCGCTCTTCATAATTTAGGGAATGCTTATATGCAGATGAACCAGCCGGAAAAAGCTGCTGATTTTTATAAGAAAGCTTTAAAGCAGGATCCCTACAGTGAGGTAACCAGAAAAAATTATGAGATTGCCAAGCTGAAAGAGAAAGAAAAAGAACAACAAAAGAACCAGGAGAACAACTCAGGAAAAGGCGGCGGCGGAAATGATCAGAACAAAGGTGACGATCAGAAAGGCGACAAAGACAAAAAACAGGATCAGGGAAATGGCCCGCAAAACGAAGGTAAAAGCGACCAAGGTGATAATCCTAAGCAGAATCAGAATAATGAAGGTAGAATGCCTAAAAATCTTGAAAATGCGATCTTAGATAAAATAAACGAAAAAGAAAAAGAAACCGCCAGAAGAATTTTAAACAAAAATTCTTATTCGATGCCTGAAAGCAACGAGAAAGATTGGTGA
- a CDS encoding vWA domain-containing protein: MSWSLGNYWYLFLLLLLPLLATLLIRFLKWRNRRREIFAASQFHDNLFEKRSGFTKFFPALYLLGTLFLIFSIIDLLNGSEEVKSTQKLNNVIFMLDVSNSMNAEDIDPSRLTEAKNLMTATMKKMNNDKVGIVIFAGHAMSIMPLTTDYNSAETYISGIETNSMQIQGTDFLKGMQAAVDKFKNVSKGSRKVILLSDGEDNEGNDNAAIRLANKEGISITSVGIGTDEGAPVPEYVFGQLMGYKTDVNGGTVISKRQTEALKKMAESTDGTYIDGNNINEAPDRIVDAVNKKSAGAETMVKSQNAIHYYQYFLAVSILFFFLIYIFNPKKDFNV; the protein is encoded by the coding sequence ATGAGTTGGTCTTTAGGAAATTATTGGTATTTATTTTTACTGTTGCTTCTGCCGCTGTTAGCTACCCTTTTGATCCGTTTTTTGAAATGGAGAAACAGAAGAAGGGAAATTTTTGCAGCCAGCCAGTTTCATGATAACTTATTTGAAAAGAGATCAGGATTTACGAAGTTTTTTCCTGCATTATATTTATTAGGAACATTGTTTCTGATATTTTCCATCATTGATCTTTTGAATGGTTCAGAAGAGGTGAAAAGTACTCAGAAGCTGAACAATGTAATCTTCATGCTGGATGTATCCAACTCTATGAATGCTGAGGATATAGACCCAAGCCGTCTTACAGAAGCTAAAAACCTGATGACGGCCACGATGAAGAAAATGAATAATGATAAGGTAGGTATCGTCATCTTTGCCGGGCACGCAATGTCCATCATGCCTCTTACCACAGATTATAATTCTGCAGAGACTTATATCAGCGGGATTGAAACCAATTCTATGCAGATTCAGGGGACAGATTTTCTGAAAGGGATGCAGGCTGCCGTAGATAAATTTAAAAATGTAAGCAAAGGATCCAGAAAGGTAATCCTGCTGAGTGATGGTGAAGATAACGAAGGAAATGATAATGCAGCGATAAGACTGGCCAATAAAGAAGGGATAAGCATTACTTCCGTAGGAATTGGCACAGATGAAGGAGCTCCCGTTCCGGAATATGTATTCGGACAGCTGATGGGGTACAAAACAGATGTGAACGGAGGCACAGTTATTTCAAAGAGACAGACTGAAGCCTTAAAGAAAATGGCAGAATCTACAGACGGAACTTATATCGACGGTAATAATATCAATGAAGCGCCGGACAGAATTGTTGATGCAGTCAATAAAAAGTCCGCAGGTGCTGAAACCATGGTGAAATCACAGAATGCCATTCATTATTATCAATATTTCCTTGCAGTATCCATCCTGTTTTTCTTTTTAATTTATATTTTTAATCCTAAAAAGGATTTTAATGTGTAG
- a CDS encoding DUF58 domain-containing protein, whose product MQIKDIVKKVKQIEIRTRKKTEAALMGQYHSAFKGQGMTFSEVRPYQFGDEIRRIDWNKTARFREPFVKVMEEERELTMMILVDISASMDYGTKVQLKREYVAEIAASLGFSAAGNNDKVGLILFADKVYKVIPPQKGRKHILSIISNILTADYVPAESKIDKAMEYMMGIFKRKSLVFLFSDFDDEYDSKMLRVASKKHQLLGMRIFDEKDNEIPDIGYALLHDVETGKEIWANTSSARWRYTFAEAQKQKLRALEEDFASSSASFMNINTGSDYSKLLYNYFQKK is encoded by the coding sequence ATGCAGATAAAAGATATTGTAAAAAAAGTAAAGCAGATTGAAATCCGTACCAGAAAAAAGACGGAGGCTGCTTTGATGGGGCAATATCACAGCGCTTTTAAAGGGCAGGGGATGACCTTCTCTGAAGTCCGTCCTTACCAGTTTGGAGATGAGATCAGAAGAATCGACTGGAATAAAACGGCAAGATTCCGTGAACCATTCGTAAAAGTAATGGAGGAAGAAAGAGAGCTGACCATGATGATTCTTGTTGATATTTCCGCTTCCATGGATTATGGTACGAAAGTTCAGCTGAAAAGAGAATATGTAGCCGAAATAGCAGCAAGCTTAGGATTTTCAGCAGCCGGAAACAATGATAAAGTAGGATTGATCCTGTTTGCGGATAAAGTATATAAAGTAATTCCTCCTCAAAAAGGAAGAAAACATATTCTTTCCATAATCAGTAATATTCTGACCGCAGATTATGTTCCTGCAGAATCTAAAATAGATAAAGCGATGGAATATATGATGGGGATTTTCAAAAGAAAATCACTGGTTTTTCTGTTTTCAGACTTTGATGATGAATATGATTCCAAAATGCTGAGAGTGGCATCAAAGAAACATCAGCTGTTGGGAATGAGGATTTTTGATGAAAAAGATAATGAAATTCCTGACATAGGATATGCTCTTTTGCACGATGTGGAAACAGGTAAAGAGATATGGGCCAATACTTCCAGTGCAAGATGGCGATATACCTTTGCAGAAGCTCAAAAACAAAAACTGAGAGCTTTGGAAGAAGATTTTGCCAGCAGTTCTGCAAGTTTCATGAACATCAATACCGGCTCAGATTATTCAAAATTGTTGTATAATTATTTTCAGAAAAAATAA
- a CDS encoding BatD family protein, whose protein sequence is MRKILLILSFLICANAFSQILSSNVEKKTLALGETNHITIKIDNLNEQQVTSAPKNELLPFHFEEIKDSIGQTANSYERKIEFAVFDEGKFTIPELEFKVGDKVLKTIPYEIDVINTAQKADQINDIMKNKQVKLEAKDYWELYKFYILAALAGIAIIIAIIMIVKWGRKSKSSPVVATNQTLKELDSLKKKKYIEGGNFRSFYVELIDISRTFITKQYHLPADVLLTDDLIDVIKKNNTISQNNEKIIEDVFLRGDLVKFAKTFPDQNTMETDFANIRDFVKRSSKDLEFENLRKDG, encoded by the coding sequence TTGAGAAAAATACTTTTAATATTATCTTTTCTGATCTGTGCGAATGCTTTTTCACAGATATTATCCTCTAACGTAGAAAAGAAAACCCTCGCTCTTGGAGAAACCAATCATATCACCATAAAGATTGATAACCTTAATGAGCAGCAGGTAACTTCCGCTCCGAAAAATGAACTGCTCCCTTTTCACTTTGAAGAAATCAAAGACAGCATCGGGCAAACTGCCAATTCCTACGAAAGAAAGATTGAATTTGCCGTTTTTGATGAAGGAAAATTTACCATTCCGGAACTGGAATTCAAAGTAGGGGATAAAGTACTTAAAACCATTCCTTATGAAATAGATGTCATTAATACTGCTCAAAAAGCAGATCAGATCAATGATATCATGAAGAATAAACAGGTGAAACTGGAAGCTAAAGACTATTGGGAGCTTTACAAGTTTTATATTCTGGCAGCATTGGCAGGTATTGCTATAATCATTGCAATTATTATGATTGTAAAATGGGGAAGAAAATCAAAAAGTTCTCCTGTTGTTGCCACCAACCAGACGTTGAAAGAACTTGACTCTCTTAAAAAGAAAAAATATATTGAAGGTGGGAATTTCCGTTCATTCTATGTTGAACTGATCGATATTTCCAGAACGTTCATTACCAAACAATATCACCTTCCTGCAGATGTTCTTCTTACGGATGACCTTATTGACGTCATAAAAAAGAACAACACAATTTCGCAGAACAATGAAAAAATAATAGAAGATGTATTCCTGAGAGGAGATCTGGTAAAATTTGCCAAAACTTTTCCTGATCAGAATACAATGGAGACTGATTTTGCCAATATCAGAGATTTTGTGAAAAGATCATCCAAAGATTTAGAATTCGAAAACTTAAGAAAGGATGGTTAA
- a CDS encoding GNAT family N-acetyltransferase: MSEVTIRKAVLEDCASMLDLIKELAEYEKALHEVTVTLDEFIQDGFGNSPVWGAFVAEFEGEIVGISLYYDRYSTWKGRRLYLEDLVVTEKLRGKQIGKMLFDATLEYGKSNNYSGMVFQVLNWNEPAINFYKKYSPKFDNEWSNVSIEFED; the protein is encoded by the coding sequence ATGAGTGAGGTAACAATAAGAAAAGCCGTTCTGGAAGATTGTGCTTCCATGCTGGATTTAATCAAAGAACTGGCAGAATATGAAAAAGCACTGCATGAAGTAACGGTGACGCTTGATGAATTTATTCAGGATGGTTTTGGAAATTCTCCGGTTTGGGGTGCTTTTGTTGCAGAATTTGAAGGTGAAATCGTTGGGATATCACTGTATTACGACAGATACTCAACATGGAAAGGAAGAAGGCTGTATCTTGAAGATCTCGTTGTGACAGAAAAACTCAGAGGAAAGCAGATCGGAAAAATGTTGTTTGATGCAACATTGGAATATGGTAAATCCAACAACTATAGCGGAATGGTGTTCCAGGTATTGAACTGGAATGAGCCAGCCATCAATTTTTATAAAAAATACAGTCCGAAGTTTGATAATGAATGGTCAAATGTATCTATTGAGTTTGAAGATTAA